From Nocardioides sp. HDW12B, the proteins below share one genomic window:
- a CDS encoding electron transfer flavoprotein subunit beta/FixA family protein, protein MNIVVCVKYVPDATGERRFEDDNTVDRVGVDGLLSELDEYAVEQALQLKEKLADDSEVTVLTVGPEGASDAVRKALQMGADKGIHVSDDAIAGSDSLATSLVLAEAVKKTEHDIVLCGMASTDGVMGVVPAMLSERLGYPGATFASELEVDGDTVKIRRDGDAATVMVEATLPAVLSVTDQTGEARYPSFKGIMAAKKKPVETWSLSDLGVDAEMVGLSAAWSTVEGTEERPPRTAGEIVTDDGGSGAEALVGFLASKKFI, encoded by the coding sequence ATGAACATTGTCGTGTGTGTGAAGTACGTTCCCGATGCCACCGGCGAGCGCCGGTTCGAGGATGACAACACGGTGGACCGTGTGGGCGTCGACGGTCTGCTGTCCGAGCTGGACGAGTACGCCGTCGAGCAGGCGCTGCAGCTCAAGGAGAAGCTCGCCGACGACAGCGAGGTCACCGTGCTGACGGTCGGCCCCGAGGGTGCCTCGGACGCCGTCCGCAAGGCGCTGCAGATGGGTGCCGACAAGGGCATCCACGTCTCCGACGACGCCATCGCCGGCTCCGACTCCCTCGCCACCTCGCTGGTGCTGGCCGAGGCCGTGAAGAAGACCGAGCACGACATCGTGCTGTGCGGCATGGCGTCGACCGACGGCGTCATGGGCGTCGTCCCGGCGATGCTCTCCGAGCGGCTGGGCTACCCCGGTGCCACCTTCGCCTCCGAGCTCGAGGTGGACGGCGACACGGTCAAGATCCGTCGCGACGGCGACGCCGCGACCGTCATGGTCGAGGCCACCCTGCCCGCCGTGCTGTCGGTCACCGACCAGACCGGTGAGGCCCGCTACCCGTCCTTCAAGGGGATCATGGCGGCCAAGAAGAAGCCCGTGGAGACCTGGTCGCTGAGCGACCTCGGCGTCGACGCCGAGATGGTCGGCCTGTCGGCCGCCTGGTCCACCGTCGAGGGCACCGAGGAGCGTCCCCCGCGGACCGCCGGCGAGATCGTCACCGACGACGGCGGCAGCGGCGCCGAGGCGCTGGTCGGCTTCCTGGCGTCCAAGAAGTTCATCTGA
- the glgP gene encoding alpha-glucan family phosphorylase, translated as MRAIRRFTVRPVLPTALTALGELAGNLRWSWHPPTQDLFESIDPDLWEKSRQDPVKLLGLVPADLLARLAQDADFLARLEAARADLAEYLTGPRWFQGLDESAPSAIAYFSPEFGITAVLPQYSGGLGILAGDHLKSASDLGVPIVGVGLLYRHGYFRQWLSRDGWQEETYPVLDPDELPLSLLREADGTPARITIGMPGGEEAVARIWVASVGRVPLLLLDTDIEENHGVLRDVTDRLYGGNTEHRLRQEMLLGIGGVRAVRTHARLTGFAEPEVFHTNEGHAGFLGLERIRELTEDKGLDFDSAVEVSRAGTVFTTHTPVPAGIDRFPRDLVTQFFGGDNACPGVPVERILALGAEDFEGGDPGVFNMAVMGLRLAQRANGVSQLHGEVSRGMFGGLWPAFDAPDRPIISITNGVHAPTWVAREVFDLAREAGVEPGSGPGADSPSRVFDVADEVPSTRIWAVKRDLRERLVVDARKRLRDSWAHRGAAPAELKWIDSALDPDVLTIGFARRVPSYKRLTLMLRDPARLKSLLLHPERPIQLVIAGKSHPADEGGKRLIQEIVRFADDPEVRHRIVFLPNYDIKMALPLYPGCDVWLNNPLRPYEACGTSGMKAALNGGLNLSILDGWWDEWFDGNNGWAIPSADGVEDPDRRDDLESEALYDLIEREVAPRFYDHDEDGTPGRWLEMVRHTLKSLGPKVLADRMVSDYVNTLYVPAAESSRTLNHDYAGAKDLATWKSRVRAGWGDVAVEHVDSEGVGDSPEVGATMTVHAFVSLGSLSPDDVEVQVVHGRVRDEDVMTVAGTVPLKAVESYEANRHRFDGTVTLATSGSFGYTVRVVPRNNRLASIAEMGLVAVPS; from the coding sequence GTGCGCGCTATCCGACGGTTCACCGTCCGCCCCGTCCTGCCCACCGCCCTCACCGCTCTCGGCGAGCTGGCCGGCAACCTCCGCTGGTCCTGGCACCCGCCGACCCAGGACCTCTTCGAGTCCATCGACCCGGACCTGTGGGAGAAGAGCCGTCAGGACCCCGTGAAGCTCCTCGGGCTGGTCCCCGCCGACCTGCTCGCGCGTCTCGCCCAGGACGCCGACTTCCTGGCGCGGCTCGAGGCCGCCCGTGCGGACCTCGCGGAGTACCTCACCGGCCCGCGCTGGTTCCAGGGGCTCGACGAGAGCGCCCCGTCCGCCATCGCCTACTTCTCGCCCGAGTTCGGCATCACCGCCGTGCTGCCGCAGTACAGCGGCGGCCTCGGCATCCTCGCCGGCGACCACCTCAAGTCCGCCAGCGACCTCGGCGTCCCGATCGTCGGCGTGGGGCTGCTCTACCGCCACGGCTACTTCCGCCAGTGGCTCTCCCGCGACGGCTGGCAGGAGGAGACCTACCCGGTCCTCGACCCCGACGAGCTGCCGCTGTCGCTGCTGCGCGAGGCCGACGGCACGCCCGCCCGCATCACCATCGGCATGCCCGGCGGCGAGGAGGCCGTGGCCCGCATCTGGGTCGCCAGCGTCGGCCGCGTCCCGCTGCTGCTGCTCGACACCGACATCGAGGAGAACCACGGCGTCCTGCGCGACGTCACCGACCGGTTGTACGGCGGCAACACCGAGCACCGGCTGCGTCAGGAGATGCTGCTCGGCATCGGCGGCGTCCGCGCCGTCCGCACGCACGCCCGGCTGACCGGCTTCGCCGAGCCCGAGGTCTTCCACACCAACGAGGGACACGCCGGCTTCCTCGGCCTCGAGCGGATCCGCGAGCTCACCGAGGACAAGGGACTCGACTTCGACTCCGCCGTCGAGGTCTCCCGCGCCGGCACCGTCTTCACCACCCACACCCCGGTCCCGGCCGGCATCGACCGCTTCCCGCGCGACCTGGTCACCCAGTTCTTCGGCGGCGACAACGCCTGCCCGGGCGTCCCGGTCGAGCGCATCCTGGCCCTCGGGGCCGAGGACTTCGAGGGCGGCGACCCCGGTGTCTTCAACATGGCGGTCATGGGCCTGCGCCTGGCGCAGCGGGCCAACGGCGTCTCGCAGCTGCACGGTGAGGTCAGCCGCGGCATGTTCGGGGGCCTGTGGCCCGCGTTCGACGCCCCCGACCGACCGATCATCTCCATCACCAACGGCGTCCACGCCCCGACCTGGGTCGCGCGAGAGGTCTTCGACCTCGCCCGCGAGGCCGGCGTCGAGCCGGGCTCCGGCCCGGGCGCCGACAGCCCGTCCCGCGTCTTCGACGTCGCCGACGAGGTGCCCTCCACGAGGATCTGGGCCGTCAAGCGCGACCTGCGCGAGCGGCTCGTCGTCGACGCCCGCAAGCGGCTGCGTGACTCGTGGGCCCACCGGGGCGCGGCGCCGGCCGAGCTGAAGTGGATCGACTCCGCGCTGGACCCCGACGTGCTGACGATCGGGTTCGCCCGCCGCGTGCCGTCGTACAAGCGGCTGACGCTGATGCTGCGCGACCCCGCGCGCCTCAAGTCGCTGCTGCTGCACCCCGAGCGCCCGATCCAGCTGGTCATCGCCGGCAAGTCGCACCCGGCCGACGAGGGCGGCAAGCGGCTCATCCAGGAGATCGTGCGGTTCGCCGACGACCCCGAGGTGCGCCACCGCATCGTCTTCCTGCCCAACTACGACATCAAGATGGCGCTGCCGCTCTACCCGGGCTGCGACGTCTGGCTGAACAACCCGCTGCGGCCCTACGAGGCCTGCGGCACCTCGGGCATGAAGGCGGCGCTGAACGGCGGGCTCAACCTGTCGATCCTCGACGGCTGGTGGGACGAGTGGTTCGACGGCAACAACGGCTGGGCGATCCCGTCGGCCGACGGCGTCGAGGACCCCGACCGTCGTGACGACCTCGAGTCCGAGGCCCTCTACGACCTCATCGAGCGCGAGGTCGCGCCGCGGTTCTACGACCACGACGAGGACGGCACGCCGGGCCGCTGGCTGGAGATGGTGCGTCACACCCTCAAGTCGCTCGGGCCCAAGGTGCTCGCCGACCGCATGGTCAGCGACTACGTCAACACGCTCTACGTCCCGGCCGCCGAGTCGTCGCGCACGCTCAACCACGACTACGCCGGCGCGAAGGACCTCGCCACCTGGAAGTCCCGCGTCCGCGCAGGCTGGGGCGACGTCGCCGTCGAGCACGTCGACTCCGAGGGCGTCGGCGACTCGCCGGAGGTCGGCGCGACCATGACCGTGCACGCCTTCGTCTCGCTCGGATCGCTCAGCCCCGACGACGTCGAGGTGCAGGTCGTCCACGGCCGGGTCCGCGACGAGGACGTGATGACGGTCGCCGGCACGGTCCCGCTGAAGGCGGTCGAGTCCTACGAGGCCAACCGCCACCGGTTCGACGGCACGGTCACCTTGGCCACGTCGGGCTCCTTCGGGTACACCGTCCGGGTCGTGCCGCGGAACAACCGCCTCGCCTCGATCGCCGAGATGGGCCTGGTCGCCGTACCGTCCTGA
- a CDS encoding M36 family metallopeptidase, with protein MPLRHRTTGLLAAGLVLSLAQLPTSPATGAPGDQVAVDPDDFRGLGDTPLGMEDLDERGVALPSAAQRTAARGLGADVRWNDFGTPSSILPRTGSLGTASGDPAAAARSWLRRNATVLGLSTGEVDDLELVNDQRMAQSPGHAVLFRQTFDGPGGDLSPALGSMVTVGVSGDRIHYVSSSLTKGADPVPAASLSPQEGWVAAADSVGIDVSVGELTASTEPREGWTTFGVPGLAEDQLARVRSLAMADGTVRPVVEANVVDVDNVQAYTVMVDAVTGDLLHREHQVEQSNESSGFQGEVTASECGPQHPFDISDDTTRTITATAAAVVTTNDLVVKILDPADQVLTAGDTGTSPEVATYTSPDGPLAQGTYAVQICPFDDPTVPFVAPGTYAGTVSLSETEGETPSLPYPPKWRYFDTNPTPIFTPEHTPTNSVVGCWVVNNDGARVPDCTEPVGQLYNLASRFPWDVDTRSGLSTLTTEGNNARDREAWGSPLTPGGFFQAPVSPTREYTDEFTDAWNNSKCDPANLVPGGNDIFASVTNLFVNHNRMHDYSYFLGFTEKNYNLQQNNFGNNGNGAAENDPEVGNVQAGALTGGAPSYLGRDNANQIALQDGVPGITNQYLFQPIAGAFYAPCTDGGLDMGIVGHEYTHAISNRMVGGPDEGLTSEQGGAMGESWSDLVAGEFQFAHGYSNGGNIWAIGLYATGNKKVAIRDYAVNDNPLTYGEYGFDTTGDEVHADGEIWNATNWRVRQALVNKYDARFPYNDKALQLRCSESRSYKAPVRAQDCPGNRRWIALMFDSFLLQQGATSMLDARDAMLAADRMRFGGANQSVMWKAFARSGMGTGASTPTADSGDVEPSFAAPSGNTTVRFKPVLADGTPVAGEVYLGTYEARATPLADTLPGTPRGASAPMTPGTYTGLLRSDETGLTRFTATIGGASQTVRITAEPNLAAKAKGASVISTSAGSLNPDSLIDSTESTNWAGVNEGGENVDEKNPFVTVDLAGGLQTVRRLGVSAMLRPADDSGGDVPLAQDVDEDPDSGSRFTALRRFAIEVCTTDCAGSGASWRRVFTSSPDAFPGDRPRPTAPNLIFRSFKIDAVQARAVRLVALENQCTGFAGYAGEQDNDPLNDTDCKTASDRGQSVRAAELEVFTR; from the coding sequence ATGCCCCTCCGCCACCGCACGACCGGGCTCCTCGCCGCCGGCCTCGTGCTCTCCCTGGCCCAGCTCCCGACGTCACCGGCCACCGGCGCTCCCGGCGACCAGGTCGCCGTCGATCCCGACGACTTCCGCGGCCTGGGCGACACCCCGCTCGGCATGGAGGACCTCGACGAGCGCGGGGTCGCGCTGCCGAGCGCCGCCCAGCGCACGGCCGCCCGCGGCCTCGGCGCCGACGTCCGCTGGAACGACTTCGGCACCCCCTCCTCGATCCTGCCCCGCACCGGCAGCCTGGGTACGGCGTCGGGCGACCCGGCCGCCGCTGCCCGGTCGTGGCTGCGCCGCAACGCCACCGTGCTCGGCCTCAGCACCGGCGAGGTCGACGACCTCGAGCTGGTCAACGACCAGCGGATGGCGCAGAGCCCGGGCCACGCCGTGCTGTTCCGCCAGACCTTCGACGGGCCGGGCGGCGACCTGAGCCCCGCCCTCGGCAGCATGGTGACGGTCGGTGTGTCCGGCGACCGGATCCACTACGTCTCCTCATCGCTCACCAAGGGCGCCGACCCCGTCCCGGCGGCGTCGCTGTCGCCCCAGGAGGGCTGGGTGGCGGCCGCCGACTCCGTCGGCATCGACGTGTCCGTCGGCGAGCTGACGGCCTCGACCGAGCCGCGCGAGGGCTGGACCACCTTCGGAGTGCCCGGCCTCGCCGAGGACCAGCTCGCCCGCGTGCGCAGCCTGGCGATGGCCGACGGCACCGTCCGCCCCGTCGTCGAGGCCAACGTCGTCGACGTCGACAACGTGCAGGCCTACACCGTCATGGTCGACGCCGTCACCGGCGACCTCCTGCACCGCGAGCACCAGGTCGAGCAGTCCAACGAGTCCTCGGGCTTCCAGGGCGAGGTCACCGCGAGCGAGTGCGGCCCCCAGCACCCGTTCGACATCTCCGACGACACCACCCGCACCATCACCGCGACCGCGGCGGCGGTGGTGACCACCAACGACCTCGTCGTGAAGATCCTCGACCCGGCCGACCAGGTCCTGACGGCGGGCGACACGGGCACCAGCCCCGAGGTCGCGACGTACACCTCGCCGGACGGGCCGCTCGCGCAGGGCACCTACGCGGTGCAGATCTGCCCCTTCGACGACCCCACCGTCCCCTTCGTGGCGCCCGGCACCTACGCCGGCACCGTGAGCCTCTCCGAGACCGAGGGCGAGACCCCCTCGCTGCCCTACCCGCCGAAGTGGCGCTACTTCGACACGAACCCGACGCCGATCTTCACCCCCGAGCACACCCCGACCAACTCGGTCGTGGGCTGCTGGGTCGTCAACAACGACGGCGCCCGGGTGCCCGACTGCACCGAGCCGGTGGGCCAGCTCTACAACCTGGCCTCCCGCTTCCCCTGGGACGTCGACACGCGCTCCGGGCTCTCGACGCTGACCACCGAGGGCAACAACGCCCGCGACCGGGAGGCGTGGGGCTCCCCGCTGACCCCGGGCGGCTTCTTCCAGGCCCCGGTCTCCCCCACGCGTGAGTACACCGACGAGTTCACCGACGCCTGGAACAACAGCAAGTGCGACCCGGCGAACCTCGTGCCCGGCGGCAACGACATCTTCGCGTCGGTGACGAACCTGTTCGTCAACCACAACCGGATGCACGACTACTCGTACTTCCTCGGCTTCACCGAGAAGAACTACAACCTGCAGCAGAACAACTTCGGCAACAACGGCAACGGTGCCGCCGAGAACGACCCGGAGGTCGGCAACGTGCAGGCCGGCGCCCTCACCGGCGGCGCGCCGTCGTACCTCGGTCGCGACAACGCCAACCAGATCGCGCTGCAGGACGGCGTGCCCGGCATCACCAACCAGTACCTCTTCCAGCCGATCGCCGGGGCGTTCTACGCGCCGTGCACCGACGGCGGCCTGGACATGGGCATCGTCGGCCACGAGTACACCCACGCCATCTCCAACCGCATGGTCGGTGGCCCCGACGAGGGGCTGACCTCCGAGCAGGGCGGCGCCATGGGCGAGTCGTGGTCGGACCTGGTGGCCGGCGAGTTCCAGTTCGCCCACGGCTACAGCAACGGCGGCAACATCTGGGCCATCGGGCTCTACGCCACCGGCAACAAGAAGGTCGCCATCCGCGACTACGCCGTCAACGACAACCCGCTCACCTACGGCGAGTACGGCTTCGACACCACCGGTGACGAGGTCCACGCCGACGGCGAGATCTGGAACGCCACCAACTGGCGGGTGCGCCAGGCGCTGGTCAACAAGTACGACGCCCGGTTCCCCTACAACGACAAGGCGCTCCAGCTGCGCTGCTCGGAGAGCCGCAGCTACAAGGCGCCGGTCCGGGCGCAGGACTGCCCCGGCAACCGTCGCTGGATCGCGCTGATGTTCGACTCGTTCCTGCTCCAGCAGGGCGCGACGAGCATGCTCGACGCCCGTGACGCCATGCTCGCCGCGGACCGCATGCGCTTCGGCGGTGCCAACCAGAGCGTGATGTGGAAGGCCTTCGCCCGCAGCGGCATGGGCACCGGCGCGAGCACGCCCACGGCCGACTCCGGGGACGTCGAGCCCAGCTTCGCCGCCCCGTCGGGCAACACGACAGTGCGGTTCAAGCCGGTCCTGGCCGACGGCACCCCCGTCGCCGGCGAGGTCTACCTGGGCACCTACGAGGCCCGGGCCACGCCGCTGGCGGACACCCTGCCCGGCACCCCGCGCGGGGCCTCGGCACCGATGACGCCCGGCACCTACACGGGTCTGCTGCGCAGCGACGAGACGGGGCTGACCCGGTTCACCGCCACCATCGGCGGCGCGAGCCAGACGGTCCGGATCACGGCCGAGCCGAACCTGGCCGCGAAGGCGAAGGGCGCGTCGGTGATCTCCACCAGCGCCGGCAGCCTGAACCCCGACTCCCTCATCGACTCCACCGAGTCCACCAACTGGGCCGGGGTCAACGAGGGCGGCGAGAACGTCGACGAGAAGAACCCCTTCGTGACGGTCGACCTCGCCGGCGGTCTGCAGACGGTGCGGAGGCTGGGAGTCAGCGCCATGCTGCGCCCCGCCGACGACAGCGGCGGCGACGTCCCGCTCGCCCAGGACGTCGACGAGGACCCGGACTCCGGCTCGCGGTTCACCGCGCTGCGCCGGTTCGCGATCGAGGTCTGCACCACCGACTGCGCGGGCAGCGGCGCCTCGTGGCGTCGCGTGTTCACCAGCAGCCCGGACGCCTTCCCCGGCGACCGTCCGCGTCCCACGGCACCGAACCTGATCTTCCGCAGCTTCAAGATCGACGCGGTGCAGGCCCGGGCCGTGCGGCTGGTGGCGCTGGAGAACCAGTGCACCGGGTTCGCGGGCTACGCGGGCGAGCAGGACAACGACCCGCTCAACGACACCGACTGCAAGACCGCCTCGGACCGCGGTCAGTCGGTGCGGGCGGCCGAGCTGGAGGTGTTCACCCGCTGA
- the glgX gene encoding glycogen debranching protein GlgX, protein MSSPSWRWSAPGEFAPVWPGSPHRLGATWSPESTTFAVHAPEAEALWVCLVDDAGRETRHQLTEHTLGVWHGAIPGVVPGQRYGYRADGPWAPDAGRRFNPQKLLLDPYARAVSGTVTASAGSPELLAHDLAEPWRPSGLDSAGHVPLGVVVDDDFDWRGDRPPAVRWTDTVLYELHVKGFTQLHDRVPEALRGTYAGLGSAPVVDYLRDLGITAVELLPVHHFLSERPLAERGLSNYWGYSSIGFFAPHAAYAAGDRGQQVTEFKEMVRSFHAAGIEVVLDVVYNHTAEGGADGPTYSFRGLDDFGTYKRAHATKDAYWDVTGCGNTVDTSHRGTLRMIMDSLRYWVTEMHVDGFRFDLAPALTRTGHDVDMRSAFLTTVGQDPVLRQVKLIAEPWDASMDGYQVGNFPPPWGEWNDKYRDTMRDFWRADAGGIREVASRLAGSSDLYADDGRSPYASVNFVTCHDGFTLRDLVSYDRKHNEANGEGNRDGSDHNRSWNHGVEGETDDVAIVALRRRQAMNMMATLCLSSGIPMLAAGDERGRTQGGNNNAYCQDNETSWVDWRADDAWLDLYELTKQALRLRREHPALRQRHHFRGRPSIDGGPKDLAWMHPEGREMTDQDWYDGALHVVGMFVSGDPLRAPGPQGEQMRDRSFLLWCNAQSTDCTIRLPENEWVARGEVVLSTDPAHADGSEVQAGDEITLAARSLLLLRQA, encoded by the coding sequence GTGAGTTCCCCCTCCTGGCGCTGGAGCGCCCCCGGCGAGTTCGCGCCCGTGTGGCCCGGGAGCCCGCACCGGCTCGGCGCCACCTGGTCCCCCGAGTCCACGACCTTCGCCGTGCACGCCCCGGAGGCCGAGGCGCTGTGGGTGTGCCTGGTCGACGACGCCGGTCGCGAGACCCGCCACCAGCTCACCGAGCACACCCTCGGGGTGTGGCACGGCGCCATCCCGGGTGTCGTCCCGGGGCAGCGCTACGGCTACCGCGCCGACGGGCCCTGGGCGCCGGACGCGGGTCGCCGATTCAACCCGCAGAAGCTGCTGCTCGACCCCTACGCCCGCGCGGTCAGCGGCACGGTGACGGCCTCGGCCGGCTCCCCCGAGCTGCTGGCGCACGACCTCGCCGAGCCGTGGCGCCCGAGCGGGCTCGACTCCGCCGGCCACGTCCCCCTCGGCGTCGTGGTCGACGACGACTTCGACTGGCGCGGCGACCGCCCTCCGGCTGTCCGGTGGACCGACACCGTGCTCTACGAGCTTCACGTCAAGGGCTTCACCCAGCTCCACGACCGCGTGCCCGAGGCGCTGCGCGGCACGTACGCCGGCCTCGGCTCGGCGCCCGTCGTGGACTACCTCCGCGACCTCGGCATCACCGCGGTGGAGCTCCTCCCGGTCCACCACTTCCTCTCGGAGCGGCCGCTGGCCGAGCGCGGCCTGTCCAACTACTGGGGCTACAGCTCCATCGGGTTCTTCGCCCCCCACGCCGCCTACGCCGCCGGCGACCGCGGCCAGCAGGTGACCGAGTTCAAGGAGATGGTGCGCTCCTTCCACGCCGCCGGCATCGAGGTCGTCCTCGACGTCGTCTACAACCACACCGCCGAGGGCGGGGCCGACGGGCCGACGTACTCCTTCCGGGGGCTGGACGACTTCGGCACCTACAAGCGCGCGCACGCGACCAAGGACGCCTACTGGGACGTCACGGGCTGCGGCAACACCGTCGACACCTCGCACCGCGGCACGCTGCGGATGATCATGGACTCGCTGCGCTACTGGGTCACCGAGATGCACGTCGACGGCTTCCGCTTCGACCTCGCGCCGGCGCTGACGCGCACCGGCCACGACGTCGACATGCGCAGCGCCTTCCTCACCACGGTCGGCCAGGACCCGGTGCTGCGCCAGGTCAAGCTGATCGCCGAGCCGTGGGACGCCAGCATGGACGGCTACCAGGTCGGCAACTTCCCGCCGCCGTGGGGCGAGTGGAACGACAAGTACCGCGACACCATGCGCGACTTCTGGCGGGCCGACGCCGGCGGCATCCGGGAGGTCGCGTCACGGTTGGCCGGCTCCTCCGACCTGTACGCCGACGACGGCCGCTCGCCGTACGCCTCGGTGAACTTCGTGACCTGCCACGACGGCTTCACCCTTCGCGACCTGGTCTCCTACGACCGCAAGCACAACGAGGCCAACGGCGAGGGCAACCGCGACGGCTCCGACCACAACCGCTCCTGGAACCACGGGGTGGAGGGCGAGACCGACGACGTCGCGATCGTCGCGCTGCGACGGCGTCAGGCGATGAACATGATGGCGACGCTCTGCCTGTCGAGCGGCATCCCGATGCTCGCGGCGGGCGACGAGCGCGGGCGCACGCAGGGCGGCAACAACAACGCCTACTGCCAGGACAACGAGACCTCGTGGGTCGACTGGCGCGCCGACGACGCGTGGCTGGACCTCTACGAGCTGACCAAGCAGGCGCTGCGGCTGCGCCGCGAGCACCCGGCGCTGCGCCAGCGGCACCACTTCCGGGGGCGGCCGTCGATCGACGGCGGACCGAAGGACCTCGCGTGGATGCACCCCGAGGGCCGCGAGATGACCGACCAGGACTGGTACGACGGCGCGCTGCACGTCGTGGGCATGTTCGTCTCGGGCGACCCGTTGCGCGCGCCGGGGCCTCAGGGCGAGCAGATGCGCGACCGGTCGTTCCTGCTGTGGTGCAACGCCCAGAGCACCGACTGCACGATCCGGCTGCCCGAGAACGAGTGGGTCGCCCGCGGCGAGGTGGTGCTGAGCACCGACCCCGCCCACGCGGACGGCTCCGAGGTGCAGGCGGGCGACGAGATCACGCTCGCCGCCCGCTCGCTGCTGCTGCTGCGCCAGGCCTGA
- a CDS encoding electron transfer flavoprotein subunit alpha/FixB family protein yields MSEVLVLVDHVGGSVRKTTHEMLTIARKLGEPSAVFIGDLSDEVSAALKEYGAAKIYTVPAKALGPYLVTPKAEVLAQLVGSASPAAVLVTSTAEGKEIAARLAVKTDSGLITDAVDVAEGGVTTQSVFAGNFTVQAKVTKGTPIICVKPNSATPEAADGAGTVEEVSFTLPDAAKGAKLVGVEPKKSSGRPELTDAAIVVAGGRGTGGDFSEVEDMADALGAAVGASRAAVDSGWYPHSFQIGQTGKVVSPQLYVANGISGAIQHRAGMQTSKTIVAVNKDEEAPIFEMVDFGVVGDLHTVLPAATEGINKRKG; encoded by the coding sequence ATGAGCGAGGTTCTGGTTCTCGTCGACCACGTCGGCGGAAGCGTTCGCAAGACCACCCACGAGATGCTGACGATCGCGCGCAAGCTCGGCGAGCCGTCAGCCGTCTTCATCGGCGACCTGTCCGACGAGGTCTCCGCGGCCCTCAAGGAGTACGGCGCCGCGAAGATCTACACCGTGCCGGCCAAGGCCCTCGGGCCCTACCTGGTCACCCCCAAGGCCGAGGTCCTGGCCCAGCTCGTCGGATCGGCCTCGCCGGCCGCCGTGCTGGTCACCTCCACCGCGGAGGGCAAGGAGATCGCCGCCCGCCTGGCGGTCAAGACCGACTCGGGCCTCATCACCGACGCTGTCGACGTCGCCGAGGGCGGCGTGACCACCCAGTCGGTCTTCGCCGGCAACTTCACCGTGCAGGCCAAGGTCACCAAGGGCACGCCGATCATCTGCGTCAAGCCCAACTCCGCCACGCCGGAGGCCGCTGACGGCGCCGGCACCGTCGAGGAGGTGTCCTTCACGCTGCCCGACGCCGCGAAGGGCGCCAAGCTCGTCGGCGTGGAGCCGAAGAAGTCCTCGGGCCGTCCCGAGCTGACCGACGCTGCCATCGTCGTGGCCGGCGGCCGCGGCACCGGCGGCGACTTCTCCGAGGTCGAGGACATGGCCGACGCGCTCGGTGCCGCCGTCGGCGCCTCCCGCGCCGCCGTCGACTCCGGCTGGTACCCGCACTCCTTCCAGATCGGCCAGACCGGCAAGGTCGTCTCCCCGCAGCTGTACGTCGCCAACGGCATCTCCGGCGCCATCCAGCACCGGGCCGGCATGCAGACCTCGAAGACGATCGTCGCCGTCAACAAGGACGAGGAGGCGCCCATCTTCGAGATGGTCGACTTCGGCGTCGTCGGTGACCTCCACACCGTGCTGCCCGCCGCCACGGAGGGCATCAACAAGCGCAAGGGCTGA
- a CDS encoding enoyl-CoA hydratase-related protein, giving the protein MEFVRLEVEDGVGTIRLDRPKMNALNQQVQEEIRAAAQEATERDDVRAVVVYGGERVFAAGADIKEMAEMSYKDMVARSGGLQSSLTAVARIPKPVVAAVTGYALGGGCELALCADVRIAADDATLGQPEILLGIIPGAGGTQRLTRLVGPSRAKDLIFTGRFVKADEALAIGLVDRVVPAEAVYAEAVAWARQFSGAAALALRAAKESIDRGGEVDLETGLEIERQQFAALFATEDRTTGMQSFIENGPGKARFSGA; this is encoded by the coding sequence GTGGAGTTCGTCAGGCTCGAGGTCGAGGACGGGGTCGGCACGATCCGACTGGACCGCCCCAAGATGAACGCGCTGAACCAGCAGGTCCAGGAGGAGATCCGGGCCGCGGCGCAGGAGGCCACCGAGCGCGACGACGTCCGCGCCGTCGTCGTGTACGGCGGGGAGCGGGTCTTCGCCGCCGGCGCCGACATCAAGGAGATGGCGGAGATGTCGTACAAGGACATGGTCGCGCGCTCCGGCGGCCTGCAGTCCTCGTTGACCGCGGTCGCCCGCATCCCGAAGCCGGTCGTGGCCGCGGTCACCGGTTACGCCCTCGGTGGCGGCTGCGAGCTCGCGCTGTGCGCCGATGTGCGCATCGCCGCCGACGACGCCACGCTCGGCCAGCCCGAGATCCTGCTCGGCATCATCCCCGGCGCCGGCGGCACCCAGCGGCTCACCCGCCTGGTCGGCCCGAGCCGCGCCAAGGACCTGATCTTCACCGGACGCTTCGTCAAGGCCGACGAGGCGCTCGCCATCGGTCTCGTCGACCGCGTCGTCCCCGCTGAGGCGGTGTACGCCGAGGCGGTGGCCTGGGCGCGGCAGTTCTCCGGCGCCGCGGCCCTGGCCCTGCGTGCGGCCAAGGAGTCCATCGACCGTGGGGGCGAGGTCGACCTCGAGACCGGGCTGGAGATCGAGCGCCAGCAGTTCGCCGCGCTCTTCGCCACCGAGGACCGGACCACGGGCATGCAGTCCTTCATCGAGAACGGGCCGGGCAAGGCCCGGTTCTCCGGCGCCTGA